In one window of Desulfonatronum thioautotrophicum DNA:
- a CDS encoding Hsp70 family protein — MKSIFGIDLGTTNSCISLLRDGKPEVIQVDGSPIVPSVVSFDGDSIIVGQRARNRALLYPEQTVASIKRHMGETVSMDIAGRSLSPEQISASILSYLKEQVENQLDETVTDVVITVPAYFSDAQRRATRMAGELAGLNVERIINEPSAAALFYNHLQLDEPAGNGEQLALVYDLGGGTFDVSVLRIGEITEVLASTGNTRLGGDDFDQKILEFCIDHINTKHHLDPRPHRPAMARLLAAAEQAKIGLSSAPFVQIEEALLPVGADKTIDISLELSRERFVDMIQDYLEATRDEVRKALSEASLKTRDIHQVLLVGGCTRIPAVIQLMDEMFGTSRKPPVDPDLCVAKGAAIQGGIITGQSCEHVFIDVTAHSLGTAALTGEFERRLEVVPIIPRNTQVPVRRSELFYTVAPEQDAVKVEVYQGESPEPEECELIGKIGLRLVPAPVKCPILIEYAYDLDGIIHVRVEQKGYSKMKEANLDSQRRGQQFGDLLDDETIDLDLGDSDEDGELADTEASPQLLNYILQKARNALDEMQKSGNSAADELRMLIETYEQALGDGDDDAVEEAEERLLDYLDELKAD, encoded by the coding sequence ATGAAATCCATATTCGGCATCGACCTCGGCACCACCAACTCCTGCATCAGCCTGCTCCGGGACGGCAAGCCCGAAGTCATTCAGGTGGACGGCTCCCCCATCGTCCCCTCGGTGGTCAGTTTTGACGGTGATTCGATCATCGTCGGCCAGCGAGCCCGTAACCGCGCCCTGCTGTATCCGGAACAGACGGTTGCCTCCATCAAGCGGCACATGGGCGAAACCGTGTCGATGGACATCGCCGGTCGTTCGCTGTCACCGGAGCAAATATCGGCCTCAATCCTGAGCTACCTCAAAGAGCAGGTCGAAAATCAGTTAGACGAGACGGTAACGGATGTGGTGATCACCGTGCCGGCATATTTTTCCGATGCCCAGCGCCGCGCCACGCGCATGGCCGGGGAGTTGGCCGGGCTGAACGTGGAGCGGATCATCAACGAGCCCAGCGCCGCGGCCCTGTTTTACAATCACCTGCAACTGGACGAACCGGCTGGGAACGGTGAACAGTTGGCCCTGGTCTACGATTTAGGCGGCGGCACCTTCGACGTATCGGTGTTGCGCATCGGCGAAATCACCGAGGTGCTGGCCAGTACAGGCAATACCCGGCTGGGCGGTGATGATTTTGACCAAAAAATTCTCGAGTTTTGCATCGATCATATCAATACCAAGCACCATCTCGACCCTCGCCCCCATCGTCCAGCCATGGCCCGGCTCCTGGCCGCGGCCGAGCAGGCCAAGATCGGCCTGTCCTCGGCTCCCTTTGTTCAGATCGAAGAGGCCTTGCTTCCTGTAGGGGCGGACAAGACCATCGACATCAGCCTGGAACTGTCCAGGGAGCGCTTTGTGGATATGATCCAGGACTACCTGGAAGCCACCCGGGACGAGGTCCGCAAGGCCTTGAGCGAAGCCAGCCTGAAAACCAGGGATATCCACCAGGTCTTGCTGGTGGGCGGCTGCACCCGGATCCCGGCGGTTATTCAACTCATGGACGAGATGTTTGGTACGTCCCGCAAGCCTCCGGTGGATCCGGATTTATGCGTGGCCAAGGGCGCGGCCATTCAAGGCGGCATCATCACAGGACAATCCTGCGAACATGTTTTCATCGATGTCACGGCCCATTCATTGGGAACCGCGGCCTTGACCGGTGAGTTTGAACGACGCCTGGAGGTGGTGCCGATCATCCCCCGCAACACCCAGGTTCCCGTACGACGGTCCGAGTTGTTCTATACCGTGGCTCCGGAACAGGACGCGGTCAAAGTCGAGGTTTATCAGGGAGAATCCCCGGAACCGGAGGAGTGTGAATTGATCGGCAAGATCGGTCTGCGGTTGGTACCTGCTCCAGTCAAGTGCCCCATCCTTATTGAGTATGCCTACGACCTGGACGGAATCATCCATGTCCGCGTGGAACAGAAAGGTTACAGCAAAATGAAGGAGGCCAATCTGGATTCTCAGCGACGCGGGCAGCAGTTCGGGGACTTACTGGATGATGAGACCATCGACCTGGATCTGGGCGATTCGGACGAGGACGGCGAGCTTGCCGATACCGAGGCTTCTCCGCAGCTTTTGAATTACATTCTGCAAAAGGCCCGGAATGCCCTGGACGAGATGCAAAAGAGCGGCAACTCCGCCGCGGATGAGCTGCGCATGCTCATTGAGACATACGAGCAGGCCCTGGGAGACGGGGACGATGACGCAGTGGAAGAGGCCGAGGAGCGCCTGCTGGACTATTTGGACGAACTGAAAGCTGATTAG
- the grpE gene encoding nucleotide exchange factor GrpE translates to MFSFFKKKPDPLDPIRTELRERIDALEQELKTPLERADEALRKIATQIRRQGVALDMTRESQEQKLDAVHALLAERHDNGQQELLAFAEAFVRYAAHHDRDDESLRQAKNKFSMFLESQGIEIIWDLHEPFDDTRHQVCDIREDPAFPDATILEVVRPGFLIYGRANPPAMVVVNKRTLNSSIFPGEQS, encoded by the coding sequence TTGTTTTCCTTTTTCAAGAAAAAGCCTGATCCCTTGGATCCGATCCGCACTGAACTCCGGGAACGGATCGATGCCCTGGAGCAAGAGCTGAAGACACCTTTGGAACGTGCCGATGAAGCCCTGCGCAAAATTGCCACCCAGATCCGTCGCCAGGGCGTGGCCTTGGACATGACCCGCGAATCCCAGGAGCAGAAGCTGGATGCGGTGCATGCCCTGCTGGCCGAACGACACGATAATGGTCAGCAGGAACTTCTGGCCTTTGCCGAAGCTTTTGTCCGCTATGCCGCTCACCATGACCGTGACGATGAGTCCCTGCGGCAGGCGAAAAACAAGTTCAGCATGTTTCTGGAGTCCCAAGGCATCGAAATCATATGGGATCTGCACGAACCGTTTGATGACACCCGCCATCAAGTCTGTGATATACGCGAGGACCCCGCCTTTCCAGACGCAACGATTCTTGAGGTGGTCCGGCCCGGATTTTTGATTTACGGTCGTGCCAATCCTCCCGCCATGGTGGTGGTCAACAAACGTACCCTGAATTCAAGCATTTTTCCCGGAGAACAGTCATGA
- a CDS encoding J domain-containing protein has protein sequence MSLHRSYKILGVTPSATLEDVKKAFRKLAFAYHPDLHPDIPDASRRFQELNEAYITVSRHLETQSQTTGQPPPGPKGSRPHSAGTGPKDAQGASGEASQGAADSDWFSSSRYAKTAHSRYRRQAAYQREDLLRDLLKDPFARQVYEDIYSKVRGTKGDKPAASAEEHAKKVLRVEWGDRKLELDFSRSLKERVGSWLRRQLDDEQEISFPRRQLLPGKQVRIQIQQGWRGPATTLDVTLPPDFTPDHPIRLKGKGRKIGPWQGDLYLHILPKQGG, from the coding sequence ATGTCCTTGCATCGCAGCTACAAAATCCTGGGCGTTACGCCCAGCGCCACCCTGGAAGACGTTAAAAAGGCTTTCCGTAAGCTGGCCTTTGCCTACCACCCGGACCTGCACCCGGACATACCCGATGCATCCCGCCGGTTCCAGGAACTGAATGAGGCCTACATCACGGTTTCCCGCCACCTGGAAACCCAGTCCCAAACCACAGGCCAACCGCCTCCAGGGCCAAAAGGCAGCCGACCGCATTCAGCCGGCACTGGCCCCAAAGACGCCCAGGGGGCCTCTGGCGAGGCTTCCCAAGGCGCCGCGGACAGTGATTGGTTCTCCAGTTCGCGCTACGCCAAAACAGCCCACTCCCGCTATCGCCGCCAGGCAGCGTACCAGCGGGAGGACCTGCTCCGGGATCTGCTCAAGGACCCCTTCGCCCGCCAGGTCTACGAAGACATTTACAGTAAGGTCCGGGGAACCAAAGGCGACAAGCCCGCGGCCTCCGCCGAAGAACACGCCAAGAAAGTGCTGCGCGTGGAATGGGGGGATCGCAAGCTGGAGCTGGACTTCTCCCGTAGCCTCAAGGAGCGTGTGGGCAGTTGGCTGCGCCGTCAGCTGGACGACGAGCAGGAAATCTCCTTTCCACGCCGCCAGCTTCTGCCGGGCAAGCAGGTCCGTATCCAGATCCAACAAGGCTGGCGTGGTCCGGCCACCACCCTGGACGTCACCCTGCCACCGGACTTCACCCCGGACCATCCCATCCGCCTGAAAGGCAAAGGCCGCAAGATCGGCCCCTGGCAAGGCGATCTTTACCTGCACATTCTGCCAAAGCAGGGAGGATGA
- a CDS encoding YkgJ family cysteine cluster protein translates to MDNPNKHAAFACQRCGDCCQGEGGIVLTEADVDRLCGHLGMEPSAFAAAYVETIGGKSRLRTSASGWCIFFTEGCSVHPAKPAICRAWPFFRGNMVDATSWQMAQDSCPGINPEPGHLAFITQGERYLQSLEVEPNSDAGPNALRREKDT, encoded by the coding sequence ATGGATAACCCAAATAAACACGCCGCTTTTGCCTGCCAGCGCTGCGGCGATTGCTGCCAGGGCGAGGGGGGCATCGTGCTCACCGAGGCCGACGTGGACCGGCTATGCGGCCATTTGGGCATGGAACCCTCGGCCTTTGCCGCGGCCTATGTGGAAACAATCGGCGGCAAGAGTCGATTGCGGACCAGCGCCAGTGGATGGTGCATCTTTTTCACTGAGGGGTGTTCCGTACATCCGGCCAAACCCGCGATCTGCCGGGCCTGGCCGTTTTTTCGGGGCAACATGGTGGACGCAACCAGTTGGCAAATGGCCCAGGATTCCTGCCCAGGTATCAATCCAGAGCCGGGCCATCTCGCGTTCATCACCCAGGGAGAGAGGTATCTGCAGAGCCTGGAAGTGGAGCCGAACTCGGATGCCGGCCCGAATGCCCTGCGCCGGGAAAAGGATACATAG
- a CDS encoding CoA-binding protein, translating to MRNLAELAARLAQVKTIAVLGAKDVPGRPVDRVGRYLINSGFTIFPVHPVRRDVWGLPTYTRLQDIPEPIDLVDVFRAPQFCADHARECLELAPLPGIFWMQTGITNPEARELMQAAGVHVVEDLCLMIEHQRLADHG from the coding sequence ATGCGCAATCTCGCTGAGCTAGCCGCCCGACTGGCCCAGGTCAAGACCATCGCCGTGCTTGGAGCCAAGGACGTGCCCGGCCGTCCCGTAGACCGCGTGGGCCGGTACCTGATCAACAGCGGCTTCACCATTTTTCCGGTTCACCCCGTGCGCAGGGACGTTTGGGGATTGCCCACCTATACAAGACTTCAGGATATCCCCGAACCCATCGACCTTGTGGACGTTTTTCGCGCTCCTCAGTTTTGCGCCGATCATGCCCGGGAGTGCCTGGAACTCGCGCCGTTGCCTGGAATATTCTGGATGCAGACCGGCATCACCAACCCGGAAGCCCGCGAACTGATGCAGGCTGCCGGTGTGCATGTGGTTGAGGACCTCTGCCTGATGATCGAACACCAACGCCTTGCCGACCATGGATAA
- the mqnC gene encoding cyclic dehypoxanthinyl futalosine synthase, with protein sequence MAEQRINAADALELWNDLNVIEIGALAHARRMAVHPQAVVTYIVDRNINYTNICVSGCRFCAFYRSPGDAAGYVLSLDELGVKVRETMDLGGRQILLQGGMNPELHLDFYQDMLMFLKREFPEVAVHGFSPPEIVFLSEASGLSVTEVVARLAAAGLDSIPGGGAEILVDHVRTRISPHKCSAAKWLEVMECAHGQGLKTTATMMFGHGEQIEDRLAHMEKLRDLQDRTSGFTAFIPWTFQPRNTKIDVPEASSVEYLKFLALSRLYLDNIAHIQASWVTQGPLVGQMALHWGADDMGSTMIEENVVAAAGVRFLLPEEDLRAIVEGAGFTPMRRKMDYSPA encoded by the coding sequence ATGGCGGAACAACGCATCAACGCGGCGGATGCCCTGGAACTCTGGAACGATCTGAATGTCATTGAGATCGGGGCGCTGGCCCATGCGCGACGGATGGCCGTGCATCCCCAGGCCGTGGTCACGTATATCGTGGATCGAAACATCAACTATACCAATATCTGTGTTTCCGGGTGCCGATTCTGCGCCTTCTACCGATCCCCCGGCGATGCCGCGGGCTATGTTCTGAGCCTGGACGAACTGGGCGTGAAGGTCCGGGAAACCATGGACTTGGGAGGTCGGCAGATTCTGCTTCAGGGCGGGATGAATCCGGAGCTGCATCTGGATTTTTACCAGGACATGCTGATGTTCCTGAAGCGGGAATTTCCGGAGGTAGCCGTGCACGGCTTCTCCCCCCCGGAGATCGTGTTTTTGTCCGAGGCCTCCGGCCTGAGCGTGACCGAAGTGGTGGCCCGCCTTGCCGCCGCCGGCCTGGATTCCATTCCCGGCGGGGGGGCGGAGATTCTGGTGGACCACGTCCGCACCCGTATCTCGCCCCATAAATGCTCCGCGGCCAAATGGCTGGAGGTCATGGAATGCGCCCATGGCCAAGGTCTGAAAACCACGGCGACCATGATGTTCGGGCACGGAGAGCAAATCGAAGACCGGCTGGCGCACATGGAAAAGCTGCGCGACCTGCAGGACCGGACCAGCGGCTTCACCGCGTTCATCCCCTGGACCTTTCAGCCCCGCAACACGAAGATCGACGTTCCCGAAGCATCTTCCGTCGAATACCTGAAATTTTTGGCCCTCAGTCGTCTCTATCTGGATAACATCGCCCATATCCAGGCTTCCTGGGTCACCCAGGGCCCTCTGGTGGGCCAGATGGCCTTGCACTGGGGCGCGGACGACATGGGATCGACCATGATCGAGGAAAACGTGGTCGCCGCCGCCGGGGTGCGTTTCCTGCTCCCCGAAGAGGATCTGCGGGCCATTGTCGAGGGCGCGGGGTTCACGCCCATGCGCCGCAAGATGGATTATTCACCGGCGTGA
- a CDS encoding M24 family metallopeptidase, whose translation MFEALERIPEEELRRRWERCRSLLRNHLPDAGGMLVFSRMNIYYFTGAWANGVFWLPLEGRPVLLVRKGIERVRLESAVERVAVYRSFRELPGLVAEAGSPLSETVGVEMSGLTWALGQGLARHLSGHDLRPVDGLLNQTRAVKTPWELAKMRLIGARHDHCLRELLPERIAPGMTERDISIRIWEVFFSQGHHGLLRMQNHGEEIFLGHVSAGDSANYPSVFDGPVGLRGAHPAVTHMGYAGAVWRAGEPLVLDVGFALEGYQTDKTQVYWAGACEDIPEQALRAHDFCIAVQGWLAENLRPGAVPSRMFQHCWDWAEQEGWGEGFMALGGNKVRFLGHGIGLAIDEWPALAKGFEAPLELGMVLALEPKIGLPGLGMVGVENTFEVTPEGGRCLTGSDYAMVCVDTR comes from the coding sequence ATTTTTGAAGCCCTGGAACGTATCCCGGAAGAAGAGCTTCGCCGGCGATGGGAGCGGTGTCGGTCCTTGTTGCGGAACCACTTGCCCGACGCGGGCGGAATGCTCGTTTTTTCGCGGATGAATATCTATTACTTTACTGGAGCCTGGGCCAACGGGGTGTTCTGGCTGCCCCTGGAAGGTCGACCGGTGTTGCTGGTGCGCAAAGGCATTGAACGGGTCAGGTTGGAGTCCGCGGTGGAGCGGGTGGCGGTTTACCGTTCATTTCGGGAATTGCCCGGTCTGGTAGCGGAAGCCGGCTCGCCCCTGTCCGAAACGGTCGGCGTGGAGATGTCCGGATTGACCTGGGCCCTGGGCCAGGGTTTGGCCAGGCATTTGAGCGGACATGATCTGCGCCCCGTCGATGGTCTGCTGAACCAGACCAGGGCGGTGAAGACACCATGGGAGCTGGCCAAGATGCGCCTGATCGGCGCTCGTCATGACCACTGCCTGCGGGAGTTGCTGCCGGAGCGGATCGCGCCGGGCATGACTGAGCGGGATATCTCGATTCGCATCTGGGAGGTGTTTTTCAGTCAGGGGCATCACGGGCTGTTGCGGATGCAGAACCACGGGGAGGAGATTTTCCTGGGCCACGTCTCCGCCGGGGACAGCGCCAACTATCCCAGTGTGTTCGACGGTCCGGTGGGGCTGCGCGGAGCCCACCCGGCCGTGACCCACATGGGATATGCTGGTGCGGTCTGGAGGGCCGGGGAACCGTTGGTCCTGGATGTGGGTTTCGCCCTGGAAGGCTACCAGACGGACAAGACCCAGGTCTATTGGGCGGGAGCATGCGAGGATATTCCCGAGCAGGCACTGCGCGCCCACGACTTCTGCATTGCCGTGCAGGGGTGGCTGGCCGAGAACCTGCGGCCCGGAGCCGTTCCCAGCCGGATGTTCCAGCATTGCTGGGACTGGGCCGAACAGGAAGGTTGGGGCGAAGGATTCATGGCCCTGGGCGGGAACAAGGTCCGCTTTCTGGGTCACGGCATCGGCCTGGCCATCGACGAATGGCCGGCCCTGGCCAAGGGTTTCGAGGCCCCCCTGGAACTGGGCATGGTCCTGGCTCTGGAACCGAAGATCGGGCTGCCCGGTCTGGGCATGGTCGGCGTGGAGAACACCTTCGAGGTCACCCCGGAGGGCGGACGCTGCCTGACCGGAAGTGATTATGCCATGGTCTGCGTGGATACGAGGTAG
- a CDS encoding two-component system sensor histidine kinase NtrB → MHILPAIHRETRYLMPLLAIVLLGLSLIFVTWQNLRQQRQAVEQHMVLAARVVAMGIEGNMVWRMRGPGRMATPRLSGKEFLQELLTSPDLVLVGVVGPTGQMMLASEDPENVPAIPHSALETLRSEQQWHGFARHRGQDILLYVHQLKHPAARHMHESFLPPTHETRGHPSYLVLGLDMSEHMVMYNDARRAALWQGGYVLASVVLLWIGAVKLLQRREQGAKVKELEQFQARLVDNLPDGLLTVDAEGIIRGANPSAVILLGDDKPLPGRRWEDLDLNQESMGQPPEQDLGQVLGQDLAQVKHQRGQHGAAQDERNLQGASSSNLPGNSSDMSWRSFSFADRHLEILAVPLRADERELGERLVLVRDRTAIRKLEDSLQESERLAAIGRLAAAVAHEIRNPLSALRGFAQFFAGKLAGREPEETYARTMVAEADRLNRVITDLLFLAKPKSPEKSAVRLPELLGSVETLLHTDLDRHGIEIRSHFDQERTVWADPDLLKQCLLNLLMNAVQAVAENKGGEAGVIEVHMETGLEGLWVVIRDNGPGMNAEQRQRALEPFYTTRKDGSGLGLAIVRKIVRDHGGRLEITSSPGQGARVSMFFPQDAPGQDQKAGLKVV, encoded by the coding sequence ATGCACATCCTGCCGGCCATCCACCGCGAAACACGCTATCTCATGCCCCTGCTGGCCATTGTCCTGCTCGGGTTGAGCCTGATCTTCGTCACCTGGCAGAATCTACGGCAGCAGCGGCAGGCTGTTGAGCAGCACATGGTGCTGGCGGCCCGGGTCGTGGCCATGGGCATTGAAGGCAACATGGTCTGGCGGATGCGCGGGCCCGGCCGGATGGCCACCCCCAGACTTTCGGGCAAGGAGTTTCTCCAGGAATTGCTCACTTCCCCGGACCTGGTCCTTGTGGGTGTCGTGGGGCCCACCGGTCAAATGATGCTCGCCTCCGAAGATCCGGAAAACGTTCCGGCAATTCCCCACTCCGCATTGGAAACACTGCGCAGCGAGCAACAGTGGCACGGATTCGCCCGCCACCGGGGCCAGGACATTCTGCTTTACGTCCATCAGCTCAAACACCCGGCTGCCCGGCACATGCATGAATCATTTCTGCCACCGACCCACGAGACCCGGGGGCACCCCTCCTACCTGGTCCTTGGCCTGGACATGAGCGAGCACATGGTCATGTACAACGACGCCCGCCGCGCCGCGCTCTGGCAGGGCGGATACGTGCTGGCCTCGGTGGTGCTGTTGTGGATCGGCGCGGTGAAGCTGCTGCAACGCCGGGAGCAAGGCGCCAAGGTCAAGGAACTGGAACAGTTTCAGGCCAGGTTGGTGGACAATCTGCCGGACGGCCTGCTCACCGTGGACGCCGAGGGAATAATCCGCGGAGCCAACCCTTCCGCCGTCATCCTCCTGGGCGACGACAAGCCGCTGCCGGGCCGTCGATGGGAGGATCTCGACCTGAATCAAGAGTCGATGGGACAGCCGCCTGAACAAGATCTTGGCCAAGTTCTTGGCCAGGACCTCGCTCAGGTGAAACACCAAAGGGGGCAGCACGGAGCAGCACAAGATGAAAGGAATCTGCAAGGAGCTTCTTCATCGAACCTTCCCGGGAATTCGAGCGACATGTCCTGGCGAAGCTTCTCTTTCGCGGATCGCCATCTGGAAATTCTGGCCGTGCCCCTGCGGGCGGATGAGCGGGAATTGGGCGAACGGCTGGTGCTGGTCCGGGACCGGACCGCAATCAGAAAGCTGGAAGACAGCCTGCAGGAGTCCGAGCGCCTGGCGGCCATCGGCAGGCTGGCCGCGGCCGTGGCCCATGAAATCCGCAATCCACTCAGCGCCCTGCGCGGCTTTGCCCAATTTTTCGCTGGCAAGCTGGCTGGTCGCGAACCCGAGGAAACCTACGCCCGGACCATGGTCGCCGAAGCCGACCGCCTGAACCGGGTGATCACCGACCTGCTCTTTCTGGCCAAGCCCAAGTCGCCGGAAAAAAGCGCGGTCCGGCTGCCCGAATTGCTGGGAAGCGTCGAGACGTTGCTGCACACCGATCTTGACCGCCATGGAATCGAAATTCGTTCCCATTTTGACCAGGAACGGACCGTCTGGGCCGACCCGGACCTGCTCAAACAGTGCCTGCTCAATCTGCTCATGAACGCAGTCCAGGCCGTGGCCGAAAACAAGGGGGGTGAAGCGGGAGTCATCGAAGTTCATATGGAGACGGGTCTCGAGGGACTCTGGGTCGTGATTCGGGACAACGGCCCGGGCATGAACGCTGAGCAGCGCCAACGCGCCCTGGAACCGTTCTATACCACGCGCAAGGACGGCTCCGGGCTGGGTTTGGCCATCGTACGCAAAATCGTGCGCGACCACGGAGGACGGCTGGAAATAACCTCGTCACCCGGTCAGGGAGCGCGGGTGAGCATGTTTTTCCCGCAAGATGCACCTGGTCAGGACCAGAAAGCGGGCCTCAAGGTGGTGTGA
- a CDS encoding Spy/CpxP family protein refolding chaperone: MRHFVSISAIFLALTLFAIPVLAQQHQHGADQPGKPRAQAKQHQGDFDHPVLGNLSPEQQEAMTELFEEHRKSLMQLNLQLRAKQAELDVLLAAAELDQAQVYAVSTEIITLQGEAMQLNNQLRRTVFEETGHLMSSKGAGRYSGMAGHGKKARMGRGGCPMMFGHGAH; this comes from the coding sequence ATGCGACATTTCGTATCCATCAGTGCAATTTTTCTTGCTCTAACCCTCTTCGCCATTCCGGTTTTGGCCCAACAACACCAGCACGGCGCGGATCAGCCCGGCAAGCCCAGAGCCCAGGCAAAGCAGCATCAAGGCGATTTCGATCACCCCGTCCTGGGCAATCTCTCCCCTGAGCAGCAGGAAGCGATGACAGAGCTGTTCGAGGAGCACCGCAAGTCCTTGATGCAACTCAACCTGCAACTGCGGGCCAAGCAGGCCGAGCTGGACGTGCTTTTGGCCGCCGCGGAGTTGGACCAGGCCCAAGTTTACGCTGTCAGTACCGAAATCATCACTCTGCAAGGCGAGGCCATGCAGCTCAACAACCAGCTTCGGCGTACGGTCTTCGAGGAAACAGGGCATTTGATGAGCAGCAAGGGTGCCGGCAGATACTCAGGCATGGCTGGTCACGGAAAAAAGGCCCGGATGGGCCGGGGCGGCTGCCCGATGATGTTCGGACACGGAGCGCACTAA
- a CDS encoding gamma-glutamylcyclotransferase family protein — protein MQNSNVFVYGTLRRGFTYHHLLSGSPFLGDGRTADRYSLWMNEYPCVCRHPSLTRIHGELYRVTPAILALLDELEDHPRLYRREATAIVLNEHEAVRAWMYFFPKPQGIAIPSGDFADWG, from the coding sequence ATGCAAAACAGCAATGTTTTCGTCTACGGGACCTTGCGCCGCGGCTTCACCTACCACCACCTGCTCAGCGGCTCGCCCTTCCTGGGGGATGGGCGGACCGCTGACCGCTACTCCCTGTGGATGAACGAGTATCCATGCGTCTGCCGCCACCCAAGCCTGACCAGAATTCACGGGGAGCTCTACCGCGTCACGCCGGCCATTTTGGCCCTTCTGGATGAATTGGAAGACCACCCCCGACTGTACCGCCGCGAGGCAACGGCGATCGTTCTGAACGAACATGAAGCCGTGCGGGCCTGGATGTATTTTTTTCCAAAACCCCAAGGTATTGCAATCCCGTCCGGCGATTTCGCGGATTGGGGCTGA